In Zingiber officinale cultivar Zhangliang chromosome 6A, Zo_v1.1, whole genome shotgun sequence, a single genomic region encodes these proteins:
- the LOC121997683 gene encoding ARM REPEAT PROTEIN INTERACTING WITH ABF2-like isoform X1, whose translation MEAEQQRRKGQKRKLEEESSAASAASSSSDVEEEDETGVEEICFPRSQEALAREVRAQVEVLERAFSWNLADRAAAKRATRALAKLAKSEEAVSVIVEGGAVPALVKHLQEPPPLLVRDDCASGGDRPFEHRVEKWSAFALFLLATKPEYQQLIDDAGALPLLMNLLKRHKKGSNCRAVNGVIWRAAGAITNLAHENRNIKTYVRVEGGIPLLVQLLESIDVKVQSAAAGALRTLASKNESNKNQIVECKALPSLILMLQSVDPSVHYEAVGVIRNLVHSSPNIKKEVLLAGALQPVIGLLSSCCTGSQKEAALLLGQFASANSKCKVQIVQRGALRPLIEMLQSSDVQLKEMSAFALGRLAQDSHNQAGIVFNGGLVPLLKVLDSKNESLQHNAAFALFGIAENEDNVADFVKLGGVQQLQDGEFVVQVTQDCIANTLKRLEVKINGRVLMHLLYLMRVGKKAVQRSIALALAHLCPPDEQRRIFIDNNGIDILLELLSSANLKQQQDGLLALYKMASRAMMLSSVDAAPQSPTPWVYLGEQYVNNSTLSDVTFLVEGKCFYAHRIALLASSDAFRAMFDGRYREKDARDIEILDIRWDIFELMMRYIYSGSVEINNLVAQDLLRAADQYLLKGLKRLCEYIIKQDVNIDNVSSMYELSEACNAISLRQTCILFILEQFEKLSILPGYCHLIQRIVPGIRSYFDKALKPNSKNSES comes from the exons ATGGAGGCGGAACAACAGCGGCGGAAGGGGCAGAAGCGGAAGCTGGAGGAGGAGAGCAGCGCTGCCTCTGCAGCATCTTCGTCCTCGGATGTGGAGGAAGAGGACGAGACGGGAGTCGAAGAAATCTGTTTCCCTCGCTCCCAAGAAGCGCTCGCCCGAGAGGTCCGGGCCCAGGTCGAGGTCCTGGAGCGAGCTTTCTCCTGGAACCTCGCTGATCGAGCCGCCGCCAAGCGTGCTACCCGCGCCCTCGCCAAACTCGCCAAGAGCG AGGAGGCTGTGAGCGTGATCGTTGAAGGAGGGGCCGTGCCTGCGCTCGTGAAACATCTACAAGAGCCTCCGCCTCTGCTGGTAAGGGATGACTGTGCTAGCGGAGGAGATCGGCCTTTTGAGCACCGGGTTGAGAAGTGGAGTGCGTTTGCTCTCTTTCTACTTGCAACGAAG CCTGAGTATCAGCAGCTCATAGATGATGCTGGTGCCTTGCCTTTGCTTATGAATCTCTTAAAAAGGCATAAGAAAGGTTCCAACTGCAGGGCAGTTAATGGTGTTATTTGGCGAGCAGCTGGTGCAATTACTAATCTTGCTCATGAAAATAgaaatatcaaaacatatgtcaG GGTTGAAGGTGGCATTCCCCTCCTTGTGCAACTGTTGGAATCTATTGATGTGAAGGTGCAGAGTGCTGCTGCAGGTGCCTTGCGTACTTTGGCATCTAAGAATGAAAGTAACAAAAATCAG ATTGTGGAATGTAAAGCTCTTCCTTCATTGATTCTCATGCTTCAGTCAGTTGATCCTTCCGTCCATTATGAGGCA GTAGGTGTTATTCGTAATCTTGTTCATTCGTCCCCTAACATAAAGAAAGAAGTTCTCCTTGCAGGAGCATTGCAACCTGTGATTGGCTTATTGAG TTCATGCTGCACCGGGAGCCAAAAGGAAGCAGCATTGCTGTTGGGACAATTTGCTTCAGCCAATTCTAAATGCAAG GTGCAAATTGTGCAGAGGGGTGCATTGCGACCTCTAATTGAGATGCTTCAGTCATCAGATGTTCAACTAAAGGAGATGTCTGCATTTGCTCTTGGAAGATTGGCACAG GACTCACACAACCAAGCTGGTATTGTTTTCAATGGTGGTTTAGTGCCTCTGCTAAAAGTTCTTGACTCAAAAAATGAATCTCTGCAGCATAATGCTGCATTTGCTCTTTTTGGAATTGCAGAGAATGAG GATAATGTTGCTGATTTTGTCAAATTAGGAGGTGTTCAGCAACTACAAGATGGTGAATTTGTTGTCCAG GTAACACAAGATTGCATAGCAAATACATTGAAAAGATTGGAGGTGAAAATCAATGGGCGA GTATTGATGCATTTGCTATATTTGATGCGAGTTGGAAAGAAGGCTGTCCAAAGATCCATAGCATTGGCTCTTGCTCACCTTTGCCCACCTGATGAACAAAGAAGAATTTTCATTGATAACAATG GGATCGATATTCTTCTTGAGCTATTGAGTTCTGCTAATTTAAAACAGCAGCAGgatggtttgcttgctctttacaAAATGGCCAGCAGAGCTATGATGCTTTCTTCTGTGGATGCAGCTCCTCAATCCCCTACTCCATGG GTCTATCTGGGCGAGCAATATGTAAACAATTCCACACTGTCAGATGTTACTTTTCTTGTTGAAG GCAAATGCTTCTATGCACACCGGATTGCTTTGCTTGCTTCATCAGATGCATTTCGGGCAATGTTTGATGGCAGATATAGG GAGAAGGATGCAAGAGACATCGAAATTCTTGACATAAGATGGGATATTTTTGAATTAATGATGAG ATACATTTACTCAGGATCAGTTGAAATTAACAACCTTGTTGCACAAGACCTCCTAAGAGCCGCAGATCAGTATCTTCTGAAGGGCCTTAAGCGTTTGTGCGAATATATCATTAAACAG GACGTTAACATTGATAACGTCTCCAGCATGTATGAATTATCAGAGGCATGCAATGCGATATCCCTGAGGCAAACTTGTATCTTGTTTATTTTGGAGCAATTCGAAAAATTAAGCATTCTACCTGG GTATTGTCATCTCATCCAGCGAATTGTCCCAGGCATCCGCAGCTACTTTGATAAAGCTTTGAAGCCTAATTCAAAGAACTCTGAATCCTAG
- the LOC121997683 gene encoding ARM REPEAT PROTEIN INTERACTING WITH ABF2-like isoform X2, which translates to MEAEQQRRKGQKRKLEEESSAASAASSSSDVEEEDETGVEEICFPRSQEALAREVRAQVEVLERAFSWNLADRAAAKRATRALAKLAKSEEAVSVIVEGGAVPALVKHLQEPPPLLVRDDCASGGDRPFEHRVEKWSAFALFLLATKPEYQQLIDDAGALPLLMNLLKRHKKGSNCRAVNGVIWRAAGAITNLAHENRNIKTYVRVEGGIPLLVQLLESIDVKVQSAAAGALRTLASKNESNKNQIVECKALPSLILMLQSVDPSVHYEAVGVIRNLVHSSPNIKKEVLLAGALQPVIGLLSSCCTGSQKEAALLLGQFASANSKCKVQIVQRGALRPLIEMLQSSDVQLKEMSAFALGRLAQDSHNQAGIVFNGGLVPLLKVLDSKNESLQHNAAFALFGIAENEDNVADFVKLGGVQQLQDGEFVVQVTQDCIANTLKRLEVKINGRVLMHLLYLMRVGKKAVQRSIALALAHLCPPDEQRRIFIDNNGIDILLELLSSANLKQQQDGLLALYKMASRAMMLSSVDAAPQSPTPWVYLGEQYVNNSTLSDVTFLVEGKCFYAHRIALLASSDAFRAMFDGRYRDARDIEILDIRWDIFELMMRYIYSGSVEINNLVAQDLLRAADQYLLKGLKRLCEYIIKQDVNIDNVSSMYELSEACNAISLRQTCILFILEQFEKLSILPGYCHLIQRIVPGIRSYFDKALKPNSKNSES; encoded by the exons ATGGAGGCGGAACAACAGCGGCGGAAGGGGCAGAAGCGGAAGCTGGAGGAGGAGAGCAGCGCTGCCTCTGCAGCATCTTCGTCCTCGGATGTGGAGGAAGAGGACGAGACGGGAGTCGAAGAAATCTGTTTCCCTCGCTCCCAAGAAGCGCTCGCCCGAGAGGTCCGGGCCCAGGTCGAGGTCCTGGAGCGAGCTTTCTCCTGGAACCTCGCTGATCGAGCCGCCGCCAAGCGTGCTACCCGCGCCCTCGCCAAACTCGCCAAGAGCG AGGAGGCTGTGAGCGTGATCGTTGAAGGAGGGGCCGTGCCTGCGCTCGTGAAACATCTACAAGAGCCTCCGCCTCTGCTGGTAAGGGATGACTGTGCTAGCGGAGGAGATCGGCCTTTTGAGCACCGGGTTGAGAAGTGGAGTGCGTTTGCTCTCTTTCTACTTGCAACGAAG CCTGAGTATCAGCAGCTCATAGATGATGCTGGTGCCTTGCCTTTGCTTATGAATCTCTTAAAAAGGCATAAGAAAGGTTCCAACTGCAGGGCAGTTAATGGTGTTATTTGGCGAGCAGCTGGTGCAATTACTAATCTTGCTCATGAAAATAgaaatatcaaaacatatgtcaG GGTTGAAGGTGGCATTCCCCTCCTTGTGCAACTGTTGGAATCTATTGATGTGAAGGTGCAGAGTGCTGCTGCAGGTGCCTTGCGTACTTTGGCATCTAAGAATGAAAGTAACAAAAATCAG ATTGTGGAATGTAAAGCTCTTCCTTCATTGATTCTCATGCTTCAGTCAGTTGATCCTTCCGTCCATTATGAGGCA GTAGGTGTTATTCGTAATCTTGTTCATTCGTCCCCTAACATAAAGAAAGAAGTTCTCCTTGCAGGAGCATTGCAACCTGTGATTGGCTTATTGAG TTCATGCTGCACCGGGAGCCAAAAGGAAGCAGCATTGCTGTTGGGACAATTTGCTTCAGCCAATTCTAAATGCAAG GTGCAAATTGTGCAGAGGGGTGCATTGCGACCTCTAATTGAGATGCTTCAGTCATCAGATGTTCAACTAAAGGAGATGTCTGCATTTGCTCTTGGAAGATTGGCACAG GACTCACACAACCAAGCTGGTATTGTTTTCAATGGTGGTTTAGTGCCTCTGCTAAAAGTTCTTGACTCAAAAAATGAATCTCTGCAGCATAATGCTGCATTTGCTCTTTTTGGAATTGCAGAGAATGAG GATAATGTTGCTGATTTTGTCAAATTAGGAGGTGTTCAGCAACTACAAGATGGTGAATTTGTTGTCCAG GTAACACAAGATTGCATAGCAAATACATTGAAAAGATTGGAGGTGAAAATCAATGGGCGA GTATTGATGCATTTGCTATATTTGATGCGAGTTGGAAAGAAGGCTGTCCAAAGATCCATAGCATTGGCTCTTGCTCACCTTTGCCCACCTGATGAACAAAGAAGAATTTTCATTGATAACAATG GGATCGATATTCTTCTTGAGCTATTGAGTTCTGCTAATTTAAAACAGCAGCAGgatggtttgcttgctctttacaAAATGGCCAGCAGAGCTATGATGCTTTCTTCTGTGGATGCAGCTCCTCAATCCCCTACTCCATGG GTCTATCTGGGCGAGCAATATGTAAACAATTCCACACTGTCAGATGTTACTTTTCTTGTTGAAG GCAAATGCTTCTATGCACACCGGATTGCTTTGCTTGCTTCATCAGATGCATTTCGGGCAATGTTTGATGGCAGATATAGG GATGCAAGAGACATCGAAATTCTTGACATAAGATGGGATATTTTTGAATTAATGATGAG ATACATTTACTCAGGATCAGTTGAAATTAACAACCTTGTTGCACAAGACCTCCTAAGAGCCGCAGATCAGTATCTTCTGAAGGGCCTTAAGCGTTTGTGCGAATATATCATTAAACAG GACGTTAACATTGATAACGTCTCCAGCATGTATGAATTATCAGAGGCATGCAATGCGATATCCCTGAGGCAAACTTGTATCTTGTTTATTTTGGAGCAATTCGAAAAATTAAGCATTCTACCTGG GTATTGTCATCTCATCCAGCGAATTGTCCCAGGCATCCGCAGCTACTTTGATAAAGCTTTGAAGCCTAATTCAAAGAACTCTGAATCCTAG
- the LOC121997683 gene encoding ARM REPEAT PROTEIN INTERACTING WITH ABF2-like isoform X3: protein MEAEQQRRKGQKRKLEEESSAASAASSSSDVEEEDETGVEEICFPRSQEALAREVRAQVEVLERAFSWNLADRAAAKRATRALAKLAKSEEAVSVIVEGGAVPALVKHLQEPPPLLVRDDCASGGDRPFEHRVEKWSAFALFLLATKPEYQQLIDDAGALPLLMNLLKRHKKGSNCRAVNGVIWRAAGAITNLAHENRNIKTYVRVEGGIPLLVQLLESIDVKVQSAAAGALRTLASKNESNKNQIVECKALPSLILMLQSVDPSVHYEAVGVIRNLVHSSPNIKKEVLLAGALQPVIGLLSSCCTGSQKEAALLLGQFASANSKCKVQIVQRGALRPLIEMLQSSDVQLKEMSAFALGRLAQDSHNQAGIVFNGGLVPLLKVLDSKNESLQHNAAFALFGIAENEDNVADFVKLGGVQQLQDGEFVVTQDCIANTLKRLEVKINGRVLMHLLYLMRVGKKAVQRSIALALAHLCPPDEQRRIFIDNNGIDILLELLSSANLKQQQDGLLALYKMASRAMMLSSVDAAPQSPTPWVYLGEQYVNNSTLSDVTFLVEGKCFYAHRIALLASSDAFRAMFDGRYREKDARDIEILDIRWDIFELMMRYIYSGSVEINNLVAQDLLRAADQYLLKGLKRLCEYIIKQDVNIDNVSSMYELSEACNAISLRQTCILFILEQFEKLSILPGYCHLIQRIVPGIRSYFDKALKPNSKNSES, encoded by the exons ATGGAGGCGGAACAACAGCGGCGGAAGGGGCAGAAGCGGAAGCTGGAGGAGGAGAGCAGCGCTGCCTCTGCAGCATCTTCGTCCTCGGATGTGGAGGAAGAGGACGAGACGGGAGTCGAAGAAATCTGTTTCCCTCGCTCCCAAGAAGCGCTCGCCCGAGAGGTCCGGGCCCAGGTCGAGGTCCTGGAGCGAGCTTTCTCCTGGAACCTCGCTGATCGAGCCGCCGCCAAGCGTGCTACCCGCGCCCTCGCCAAACTCGCCAAGAGCG AGGAGGCTGTGAGCGTGATCGTTGAAGGAGGGGCCGTGCCTGCGCTCGTGAAACATCTACAAGAGCCTCCGCCTCTGCTGGTAAGGGATGACTGTGCTAGCGGAGGAGATCGGCCTTTTGAGCACCGGGTTGAGAAGTGGAGTGCGTTTGCTCTCTTTCTACTTGCAACGAAG CCTGAGTATCAGCAGCTCATAGATGATGCTGGTGCCTTGCCTTTGCTTATGAATCTCTTAAAAAGGCATAAGAAAGGTTCCAACTGCAGGGCAGTTAATGGTGTTATTTGGCGAGCAGCTGGTGCAATTACTAATCTTGCTCATGAAAATAgaaatatcaaaacatatgtcaG GGTTGAAGGTGGCATTCCCCTCCTTGTGCAACTGTTGGAATCTATTGATGTGAAGGTGCAGAGTGCTGCTGCAGGTGCCTTGCGTACTTTGGCATCTAAGAATGAAAGTAACAAAAATCAG ATTGTGGAATGTAAAGCTCTTCCTTCATTGATTCTCATGCTTCAGTCAGTTGATCCTTCCGTCCATTATGAGGCA GTAGGTGTTATTCGTAATCTTGTTCATTCGTCCCCTAACATAAAGAAAGAAGTTCTCCTTGCAGGAGCATTGCAACCTGTGATTGGCTTATTGAG TTCATGCTGCACCGGGAGCCAAAAGGAAGCAGCATTGCTGTTGGGACAATTTGCTTCAGCCAATTCTAAATGCAAG GTGCAAATTGTGCAGAGGGGTGCATTGCGACCTCTAATTGAGATGCTTCAGTCATCAGATGTTCAACTAAAGGAGATGTCTGCATTTGCTCTTGGAAGATTGGCACAG GACTCACACAACCAAGCTGGTATTGTTTTCAATGGTGGTTTAGTGCCTCTGCTAAAAGTTCTTGACTCAAAAAATGAATCTCTGCAGCATAATGCTGCATTTGCTCTTTTTGGAATTGCAGAGAATGAG GATAATGTTGCTGATTTTGTCAAATTAGGAGGTGTTCAGCAACTACAAGATGGTGAATTTGTT GTAACACAAGATTGCATAGCAAATACATTGAAAAGATTGGAGGTGAAAATCAATGGGCGA GTATTGATGCATTTGCTATATTTGATGCGAGTTGGAAAGAAGGCTGTCCAAAGATCCATAGCATTGGCTCTTGCTCACCTTTGCCCACCTGATGAACAAAGAAGAATTTTCATTGATAACAATG GGATCGATATTCTTCTTGAGCTATTGAGTTCTGCTAATTTAAAACAGCAGCAGgatggtttgcttgctctttacaAAATGGCCAGCAGAGCTATGATGCTTTCTTCTGTGGATGCAGCTCCTCAATCCCCTACTCCATGG GTCTATCTGGGCGAGCAATATGTAAACAATTCCACACTGTCAGATGTTACTTTTCTTGTTGAAG GCAAATGCTTCTATGCACACCGGATTGCTTTGCTTGCTTCATCAGATGCATTTCGGGCAATGTTTGATGGCAGATATAGG GAGAAGGATGCAAGAGACATCGAAATTCTTGACATAAGATGGGATATTTTTGAATTAATGATGAG ATACATTTACTCAGGATCAGTTGAAATTAACAACCTTGTTGCACAAGACCTCCTAAGAGCCGCAGATCAGTATCTTCTGAAGGGCCTTAAGCGTTTGTGCGAATATATCATTAAACAG GACGTTAACATTGATAACGTCTCCAGCATGTATGAATTATCAGAGGCATGCAATGCGATATCCCTGAGGCAAACTTGTATCTTGTTTATTTTGGAGCAATTCGAAAAATTAAGCATTCTACCTGG GTATTGTCATCTCATCCAGCGAATTGTCCCAGGCATCCGCAGCTACTTTGATAAAGCTTTGAAGCCTAATTCAAAGAACTCTGAATCCTAG
- the LOC121997685 gene encoding uncharacterized isomerase BH0283-like, protein MAKRAVRYAVIDAFTSAPFKGNPAAVCLLDTPEDAAAGDEWMQSVAGEFNISETAFLSRAVDVESDCPTNGACGPRFHLRWFTPVAEVELCGHATLAAAHFLWSHGLVNSEVIYFSTKSGTLTAKRVVSSNIFDAIDVSSTKAQKFFIELDFPVLPVAECDAPETLSIPVTLNGASIINVQKFGADEQLMVELSSAKDILNLQPNFEEIQKCAGGALVVTTSAPANSEFDCFTRYFCPKFGINEDPVCGSVHCALTPYWSKKLGKNRLVAYMASPRSGRLDLELIVDTQRVLIRGEAVTVMTGTLLV, encoded by the exons ATGGCGAAAAGAGCCGTGCGATACGCTGTG ATCGATGCGTTCACTAGTGCGCCGTTCAAGGGGAATCCGGCGGCCGTGTGCCTCCTCGACACTCCGGAGGACGCGGCGGCGGGAGACGAGTGGATGCAGTCGGTAGCCGGAGAGTTCAACATTTCCGAGACCGCTTTCCTCTCTCGCGCCGTCGATGTGGAGTCTGATTGCCCGACCAACGGCGCTTGCGGTCCCCGATTCCATCTCCGATGGTTCACTCCCGTCGCGGAG GTAGAACTTTGTGGCCATGCAACTTTAGCAGCTGCGCATTTTCTCTGGTCACATGGTCTAGTTAATAGTGaagtaatttatttttcaaccaaATCTGGAACACTGACAGCCAAGCGAGTTGTTTCCTCCAATATTTTCGATGCAATAGATGTTTCCTCAACCAAAGCTCAAAAGTTCTTCATTGAGTTGGATTTTCCAGTGCTTCCGGTAGCAGAATGCGATGCTCCTGAGACACTATCGATTCCGGTTACTTTGAATGGTGCTTCCATCATCAATGTTCAGAAATTTGGCGCTGATGAACAGCTCATG GTCGAGCTTTCTTCTGCAAAGGATATTCTCAATCTACAACCAAATTTTGAAGAGATTCAAAAGTGTGCTGGAGGTGCTCTTGTCGTAACCACATCTGCTCCTGCCAATTCTGAATTTGACTGCTTTACTCGTTATTTCTGCCCCAAGTTTGGAATTAATGAG GATCCTGTTTGTGGAAGTGTGCATTGTGCTTTGACACCCTACTGGAGTAAAAAACTGGGGAAGAACAGACTCGTCGCATACATG GCTTCTCCAAGAAGTGGGAGACTCGACCTTGAACTGATCGTCGACACTCAAAGAGTACTCATTCGAGGAGAAGCTGTGACTGTGATGACCGGAACTTTGTTAGTCTAA